One genomic segment of Schlesneria paludicola DSM 18645 includes these proteins:
- a CDS encoding SpoIID/LytB domain-containing protein, producing the protein MSLACLVLIAFLTIRTSPSDQKPPPPLQSFVRSAAKPAAKESTAKVPLASRRVVVNEPAIRVNVTPGGADSFQLEVRGHYRMVSLSDDEKPQANFDSGSVKVTPTKHGLKCGTHEYACRQLEIIPSQSPAIRVNGHLYRGVVRLYRRTDGKVSAVNVLPVEEYLASVVDSEMPAKFPGEARKAQAVVARTYALYQAQQADSLAVYDLLSSQRSQKYLGVEYRDATGRRLAGESESSRRAVASTRGVVCQSGGKLFCTYYSAVCGGRTVEGKLVFKDAIDCLAPVDCEWCRESPHFRWTAEIDRTAFQKRALEPVSRGALSDIRSIHQPVEVGRGSIPRFEIHHGTRVATVTGIDLRERMPTGLLASPHFRIDLEPSRVTFTGRGHGHGVGFCQWGAKGQADSGRPYDQIVLHYYPGAELVTLDY; encoded by the coding sequence TTGAGCTTGGCCTGTCTTGTGTTGATCGCCTTCTTGACGATCCGTACCTCTCCAAGTGATCAAAAGCCCCCTCCCCCACTCCAATCGTTCGTTCGATCCGCTGCCAAGCCTGCTGCGAAGGAATCCACCGCGAAAGTGCCGCTGGCGTCCAGGCGTGTGGTGGTAAACGAGCCCGCAATTCGAGTGAACGTGACGCCGGGGGGAGCCGATTCGTTTCAGCTTGAGGTTCGCGGCCACTACCGCATGGTTTCACTGAGCGACGATGAAAAGCCACAAGCGAATTTTGACTCTGGTAGCGTCAAGGTGACTCCGACGAAGCATGGGCTGAAGTGTGGGACGCACGAGTATGCGTGCCGGCAGTTGGAGATCATTCCCAGTCAGTCGCCCGCCATTCGCGTGAACGGCCACCTCTATCGTGGCGTGGTACGGTTGTATCGACGTACGGATGGAAAGGTGTCGGCGGTCAACGTTCTGCCGGTCGAAGAGTATCTTGCCAGTGTCGTCGATTCCGAGATGCCCGCGAAATTCCCCGGGGAAGCTCGCAAGGCCCAAGCGGTCGTCGCACGAACGTATGCGCTCTATCAAGCACAGCAGGCCGATTCGCTAGCGGTTTATGACCTGTTGTCGTCACAGCGCAGTCAGAAGTATCTGGGAGTCGAATATCGGGACGCGACGGGGCGTCGACTGGCCGGGGAAAGTGAAAGTAGCCGCCGTGCCGTCGCATCGACACGAGGGGTGGTATGCCAGTCAGGGGGGAAGTTGTTTTGCACCTACTATTCGGCCGTTTGCGGTGGGCGAACTGTCGAGGGGAAGCTTGTCTTTAAGGATGCGATTGATTGCCTGGCGCCCGTGGACTGTGAATGGTGCCGCGAGTCGCCGCACTTCCGCTGGACCGCAGAGATTGATCGTACCGCGTTCCAGAAGCGTGCGTTGGAGCCCGTCTCACGCGGCGCATTGTCCGACATTCGATCGATTCACCAGCCCGTCGAAGTCGGTCGCGGATCGATTCCGCGATTCGAGATTCATCATGGAACTCGCGTGGCGACTGTTACGGGGATTGATCTGCGGGAACGGATGCCGACGGGACTGCTTGCGAGTCCGCATTTTCGCATTGATCTAGAGCCGAGCCGTGTGACCTTCACGGGTCGCGGTCATGGGCATGGGGTCGGCTTCTGCCAATGGGGGGCCAAAGGGCAAGCCGATTCAGGTCGTCCGTACGACCAGATTGTGCTGCACTATTATCCCGGCGCAGAGTTGGTGACGCTCGATTACTGA
- the metK gene encoding methionine adenosyltransferase: protein MTNYLFTSESVSMGHPDKVADQVSDGVLDAILAQDPRSRVACETLCTTDLVVLSGEITTQAKLDYVQVARDVIKDIGYISDDIGFSYESCKVFVALHSQSPDIAMGVDREGAGDQGLMFGYACDQTPELMPLPIALSHRIINRLTEARQKKEVDWLRPDAKSQVTVEYDSNNKPVGISAVVVSTQHHEKVSQDDITNFVIADVIKQSVPAELLTKNTKYHINPTGRFVVGGPHGDTGLTGRKIIVDTYGGWGRHGGGAFSGKDPTKVDRSAAYMARHVAKNIVAAGLARECEVQLAYAIGVAEPVSVHVNTNGTNAIPDEKIVALVREHFKMTPLAIIDYLKLRRPVYRKTASGGHFGRSDADFTWEATNKAADLKKAAGL, encoded by the coding sequence ATGACGAATTATCTGTTCACGAGTGAATCTGTCAGTATGGGACATCCTGACAAGGTGGCCGATCAGGTGTCCGATGGCGTGCTGGACGCAATCCTGGCTCAAGATCCTCGCTCACGCGTCGCCTGCGAAACGCTTTGCACGACCGATCTGGTGGTGCTGTCCGGTGAAATCACAACTCAGGCGAAACTGGACTACGTACAGGTCGCTCGCGATGTCATCAAAGACATTGGCTATATCAGCGACGACATCGGATTCTCGTATGAATCGTGCAAGGTCTTTGTCGCCTTGCACAGTCAAAGCCCAGATATTGCCATGGGCGTCGACCGCGAAGGTGCCGGCGATCAAGGTTTGATGTTCGGTTATGCCTGCGATCAAACGCCCGAACTGATGCCGCTGCCGATCGCTCTGTCGCATCGCATCATCAATCGTCTGACTGAGGCACGCCAGAAGAAGGAAGTCGACTGGCTGCGTCCCGACGCGAAAAGCCAGGTCACCGTCGAATACGATTCCAACAACAAGCCAGTTGGAATCTCGGCAGTCGTCGTCTCAACGCAGCATCATGAGAAGGTCAGCCAGGACGACATCACCAACTTCGTGATCGCCGATGTCATCAAGCAGTCGGTTCCCGCCGAGCTGCTGACCAAGAATACCAAGTACCACATCAATCCAACCGGTCGATTCGTCGTCGGTGGACCACACGGCGACACCGGCTTGACCGGTCGCAAGATCATCGTCGACACCTACGGTGGTTGGGGCCGCCACGGTGGCGGTGCATTCAGCGGTAAGGACCCCACAAAGGTGGACCGTTCCGCCGCATACATGGCTCGCCATGTCGCCAAGAATATCGTCGCCGCAGGGTTGGCTCGCGAATGCGAAGTGCAGTTGGCCTATGCCATCGGCGTCGCCGAACCGGTCAGCGTGCACGTCAACACCAACGGCACCAATGCCATTCCCGATGAAAAAATCGTCGCTCTCGTGCGCGAGCACTTTAAGATGACGCCACTGGCGATCATCGATTACCTGAAGCTGCGTCGTCCGGTCTACCGCAAGACCGCCAGCGGCGGACACTTCGGCCGTTCCGATGCGGACTTCACGTGGGAAGCCACTAACAAGGCCGCCGACCTCAAGAAGGCTGCCGGCCTCTGA
- the ccsA gene encoding cytochrome c biogenesis protein, producing MATDTLPTNETKPFTTSGPSGVSLWDGVKRVLEPAASLKLTVVLFALSIFLILAGTFAQVDKDIWEVIGLYFRCWMAWVPLQVFFPPSFFPEKPMEVPGGFWFPGGKLLGLLLAINLVSAHLVRFKAVAKGGRLVAGFLAIAAGCAVTYAIIAAGANSKGIQGDPLIPYTTQWIGYQGLLGLAALSAGFALVSLCQQPLAKAGDKWARQLFLRGLVAAIGFVLAALLTWIIMRGEAGRPTDASLRILWQLTQGSVASIALLGGCWAVFGQRAGIVLLHGGIGLMMFYELHVALTAVETQMNLVEGERTNFVHDIRTCELAIVDVTDPTEDRVVAIPKSLVTGKEPIETPDLPFRVVVKNFQQNARLRPIKSDDTNLATEGIGQKWFAEPRKPGAGTDNDSKIDMPAAYVTLESKTDGKPLGTHLVSLELSLSDKSDVTQIGDKSYLIELRPKRYYKPYVFKLNDVRKEDYLGTSTPRNYASTVHVVDTSRNVDEDKTIWMNNPLRFANETFYQSGYHQEEGTGIEHTTLSVVANSGWMMPYVGCMLVGVGMLVHFLSMLIRFLTRGDTVELSTADAQRASQLAAKLGMTPKPPVGAPARTVIGASKSSRASMALTAAIMACAMGYVIYGAIPPKPKELSFDLYRFGQIPVVSEGRTKPLDSAARSALLTISGRTRVATGEGREKTYIPAIQWLLEVISDAKVSDERHIFRIENLEVQETVGVKKRDEMRYARNEIQSRADEFKKQYDLASKQSHDDPKQLSVAQKKLLELSEKFSTFLNLKAAFGLQNTIGGTTETEVFESFRRVMDQTQSIEERGQPVFAVGPTDKDDNWHTLARAWMLNLINRIQKKGDPNPTVLAWEQILKAFSDDKPADFNKAVDSLLAQINEHPPADVTPWVIRLESYINHTQPFSYAIVMYLLAFILSAMGWLFWPQGFNRAAFGLLMVAFVVHTAGLLARLIISGRPPVTNLYSSAVFIGWGCVLLGMLFELIYRIGIGNLVAGVAGYATLLIADVLASDGDTFTVLQAVLDTQFWLATHVTCITLGYATTYLAGLFGVAYIIRGVLTPSLTADDGRDITRMIYGTLCFSIFFSFIGTVLGGLWADDSWGRFWGWDPKENAALIIVLWNALALHARWGGMVRERGLAALAVGGNIVVSWSWWGVNALGAGLHSYGFKKGTLMVLGLFILANLAIIGVGMLPKQYWWSLRRREATAPGV from the coding sequence ATGGCCACCGACACCCTGCCGACGAACGAAACGAAACCATTCACAACTTCCGGTCCGTCAGGCGTGTCGCTCTGGGATGGCGTGAAACGCGTGCTCGAACCTGCGGCTTCGTTGAAGCTGACGGTGGTTCTGTTCGCACTATCGATCTTTCTAATCCTGGCGGGCACGTTCGCACAGGTCGACAAAGACATCTGGGAAGTGATCGGGCTTTACTTCCGCTGCTGGATGGCATGGGTTCCGCTGCAGGTGTTCTTTCCGCCCTCGTTTTTCCCTGAAAAGCCCATGGAAGTTCCGGGTGGCTTCTGGTTTCCCGGCGGAAAACTGCTGGGTCTGTTACTGGCCATCAACCTGGTCTCGGCACATCTGGTCCGATTCAAGGCGGTCGCCAAGGGTGGACGATTGGTCGCCGGGTTTCTGGCAATCGCCGCCGGATGTGCGGTGACGTATGCGATTATCGCTGCGGGGGCCAATAGCAAAGGCATTCAGGGCGATCCGTTGATTCCCTACACAACCCAATGGATCGGCTATCAAGGGCTGCTCGGTCTGGCGGCATTGAGCGCGGGCTTCGCTCTCGTCAGCCTGTGCCAGCAACCGCTGGCGAAAGCAGGCGACAAATGGGCACGACAACTGTTCTTGCGAGGGCTCGTCGCGGCGATCGGATTCGTCCTGGCCGCACTGTTGACCTGGATCATCATGCGCGGCGAAGCCGGGCGTCCGACGGACGCGTCACTGCGAATTCTTTGGCAGCTCACCCAAGGATCCGTCGCGTCGATCGCATTGCTGGGAGGCTGTTGGGCGGTCTTCGGCCAGCGTGCAGGCATCGTCCTGCTGCACGGTGGGATCGGTTTGATGATGTTCTACGAACTGCACGTCGCCCTGACCGCCGTTGAAACCCAGATGAATCTTGTCGAAGGGGAACGAACCAACTTCGTTCACGATATTCGTACGTGTGAACTGGCGATTGTCGACGTGACTGATCCGACAGAAGATCGTGTCGTGGCAATTCCCAAGTCGTTGGTCACCGGCAAAGAGCCGATTGAAACACCGGATCTGCCGTTCCGAGTGGTTGTCAAGAACTTCCAGCAAAACGCAAGACTGCGCCCGATCAAGTCGGACGACACCAATCTCGCAACCGAAGGTATCGGCCAAAAATGGTTCGCCGAGCCACGCAAACCGGGCGCCGGGACTGACAATGACAGCAAGATCGATATGCCCGCCGCATACGTCACGCTCGAATCCAAAACTGACGGCAAGCCTCTGGGAACACATCTAGTCAGTCTGGAACTCTCGCTGTCCGACAAATCAGACGTTACTCAGATCGGCGATAAGTCGTACCTGATCGAACTGCGTCCGAAACGGTACTACAAGCCTTATGTCTTCAAACTGAACGATGTTCGCAAGGAAGACTATCTCGGTACAAGCACCCCGCGGAACTACGCATCGACCGTGCACGTGGTCGATACCAGCCGTAACGTCGATGAAGACAAGACGATCTGGATGAACAATCCGCTCCGGTTCGCGAACGAAACGTTCTACCAAAGCGGCTATCATCAGGAAGAGGGAACAGGCATTGAACATACGACGCTGTCCGTCGTCGCCAACTCGGGTTGGATGATGCCGTATGTTGGTTGCATGCTTGTCGGTGTCGGCATGCTTGTCCATTTCTTGTCGATGCTAATCCGATTCCTGACTCGTGGTGATACGGTCGAACTATCGACTGCCGATGCGCAACGAGCATCACAACTGGCCGCCAAACTAGGAATGACCCCCAAGCCACCCGTCGGCGCACCTGCACGAACTGTGATCGGCGCGTCAAAATCCAGTCGGGCCTCAATGGCGCTCACCGCCGCAATTATGGCGTGTGCGATGGGATACGTGATCTATGGTGCGATTCCCCCCAAACCCAAGGAACTGTCGTTTGACCTGTATCGCTTCGGACAGATTCCTGTCGTCTCTGAAGGTCGAACGAAACCTCTCGATTCAGCCGCTCGCTCGGCGCTGCTGACGATTTCCGGGCGGACGCGAGTCGCTACGGGAGAGGGGCGAGAGAAAACCTACATCCCCGCAATTCAATGGCTGCTGGAAGTGATCTCGGACGCGAAAGTCTCAGACGAACGTCACATCTTCCGGATCGAGAACCTGGAAGTTCAGGAAACGGTCGGTGTCAAGAAACGCGACGAAATGCGTTATGCACGAAACGAAATTCAATCACGCGCCGACGAATTCAAGAAGCAGTACGATCTCGCCAGCAAACAATCGCACGACGACCCAAAGCAACTGAGTGTCGCTCAAAAGAAGTTGTTGGAACTGAGCGAAAAGTTCTCCACGTTCCTGAATCTGAAAGCGGCGTTCGGCCTGCAAAACACCATCGGCGGGACGACGGAAACGGAAGTTTTCGAATCCTTCCGACGAGTCATGGATCAGACGCAGAGCATCGAAGAACGCGGGCAACCGGTCTTTGCGGTCGGGCCGACGGACAAGGACGACAACTGGCACACGCTGGCGCGGGCCTGGATGCTGAACTTGATCAACCGGATCCAGAAGAAGGGCGATCCCAATCCAACGGTCCTCGCATGGGAACAGATTCTTAAAGCCTTTTCCGACGACAAACCGGCGGACTTCAACAAGGCCGTTGACAGCCTATTGGCGCAGATCAACGAACATCCACCTGCTGATGTCACCCCTTGGGTCATCCGGCTCGAGTCGTACATCAACCATACCCAGCCGTTCAGCTACGCGATTGTCATGTACCTGTTGGCGTTCATCCTGAGCGCGATGGGCTGGCTGTTCTGGCCGCAGGGCTTCAACCGAGCCGCGTTCGGCCTGCTGATGGTGGCGTTTGTCGTCCACACGGCGGGACTGCTAGCGCGATTGATCATTTCCGGTCGCCCCCCCGTCACGAACTTGTATTCGTCGGCGGTGTTCATTGGCTGGGGCTGCGTCCTGCTGGGAATGTTGTTCGAACTGATCTATCGAATCGGGATCGGCAATTTGGTCGCCGGTGTCGCAGGATATGCGACGCTGTTGATCGCGGACGTCCTGGCTTCGGATGGCGACACGTTCACGGTGCTGCAAGCGGTGCTCGATACTCAATTCTGGCTGGCCACACATGTGACCTGTATTACGCTGGGCTACGCGACGACCTATCTAGCAGGACTGTTCGGTGTCGCGTACATCATTCGCGGTGTTCTAACGCCATCTCTGACCGCAGACGATGGGCGTGATATTACGCGCATGATCTACGGAACACTGTGTTTCTCGATCTTTTTCAGCTTCATCGGAACCGTGCTCGGTGGTCTTTGGGCTGACGATTCGTGGGGACGATTCTGGGGTTGGGACCCGAAAGAAAATGCCGCATTGATTATTGTGCTCTGGAATGCCCTGGCCCTACATGCGCGTTGGGGTGGAATGGTAAGGGAACGGGGACTTGCCGCGTTGGCGGTTGGTGGAAACATCGTCGTCAGTTGGTCCTGGTGGGGTGTCAACGCTCTGGGCGCCGGATTGCATTCCTATGGCTTCAAAAAGGGAACGCTGATGGTTCTGGGGCTGTTCATTCTGGCCAACCTGGCGATCATCGGTGTGGGGATGCTGCCAAAACAGTACTGGTGGAGCCTGCGACGACGAGAAGCGACGGCCCCTGGAGTTTGA